From Pandoraea vervacti, the proteins below share one genomic window:
- a CDS encoding sensor histidine kinase yields the protein MRLSFRPPHRATLADPDASPHPADAADPFDPYADPFVRPGFGAPLEREAEPPPRSLFGEILDWMLAPLLLLWPMSIAVTYLVAKSIANGPFDRALETNTYVLAQQVHSDRGQVTLALPMPARDLLRADATDNIYFQVLGAKGELVGGTAELPLPHEDDRPQPGVVQFRDETLGGNDIRVAFTYVDLPRMTPPGSMALVQVAETLDKRSQLANEIIKGVILPQFVILPLAIVLVWFGLSRGLAPLHALQEHIRARRPDDLSPLEARQAPPEIAPLVNSLNDLLGRLEQNMKLQQRFIADAAHQLKTPLAGLRMQAELALRQTSPDELRRSLSQIAVSSEQAARLVNQLLALARAENSANDAAAFTPLNLSLLARSAMQDWFQAAFAKRIDLGFEEPPFPVHLSGQPVMLRELLNNLIDNAIRYTPAGGKVTVRLRHEASDGFVHLEVEDTGPGIPVAERPRVFERFYRILGSDSDGSGLGLAIVREIVQIHRGDVSVLDHVDAQHPEATGTLIRVTLPLAEAPIENPHA from the coding sequence ATGCGTCTGAGCTTTCGCCCTCCTCATCGCGCCACGCTTGCGGATCCCGACGCATCGCCCCATCCGGCAGACGCCGCCGATCCGTTCGACCCTTACGCGGATCCCTTCGTACGCCCGGGCTTCGGCGCGCCGCTGGAGCGCGAGGCGGAGCCGCCGCCACGCTCGCTGTTCGGCGAAATCCTCGACTGGATGCTCGCCCCGTTGCTGCTGCTCTGGCCGATGAGCATTGCCGTGACGTATCTGGTCGCGAAGTCGATCGCCAACGGCCCCTTCGACCGGGCGCTGGAAACCAATACCTATGTCCTCGCCCAGCAGGTCCACTCCGATCGCGGGCAAGTCACGCTCGCCTTGCCGATGCCCGCCCGGGACCTGCTGCGTGCGGACGCCACCGACAACATCTATTTTCAGGTCCTTGGCGCGAAGGGGGAACTCGTCGGCGGCACGGCCGAACTGCCCTTGCCGCATGAAGACGACCGGCCGCAGCCAGGCGTCGTCCAGTTCCGCGACGAGACGCTCGGCGGCAACGACATTCGCGTCGCCTTCACCTATGTCGATCTGCCGCGCATGACGCCCCCCGGCAGCATGGCGCTCGTTCAGGTCGCCGAAACGCTAGACAAGCGCAGTCAACTGGCCAACGAGATCATCAAGGGCGTAATCCTGCCGCAGTTCGTGATCCTGCCGCTGGCCATCGTGCTCGTGTGGTTCGGTCTGTCGCGCGGTCTGGCGCCGCTGCATGCGCTGCAGGAGCACATTCGCGCCCGGCGTCCCGACGACCTGTCGCCGCTCGAAGCCCGTCAGGCGCCGCCGGAGATCGCGCCGCTCGTCAACTCGCTGAACGATCTGCTCGGACGCCTCGAACAAAACATGAAGCTCCAGCAACGCTTCATCGCCGACGCGGCGCATCAGCTCAAGACGCCGCTTGCCGGTCTGCGCATGCAGGCCGAACTCGCGTTGCGTCAGACCTCGCCAGACGAGTTGCGGCGCTCGCTCTCGCAGATCGCCGTGAGCTCCGAGCAGGCAGCGCGTCTGGTCAACCAGTTGCTCGCGTTGGCGCGCGCGGAGAACAGCGCGAACGACGCCGCCGCATTCACGCCGCTCAACCTCAGCCTGCTCGCACGCAGCGCCATGCAGGACTGGTTCCAGGCCGCGTTCGCCAAGCGCATCGACCTTGGCTTCGAGGAGCCGCCGTTCCCGGTGCATCTGTCCGGCCAGCCGGTGATGCTGCGCGAGTTGCTCAATAACCTGATCGACAACGCGATCCGTTACACGCCTGCCGGCGGTAAGGTGACGGTGCGCCTGCGTCATGAGGCGTCCGACGGATTCGTCCATCTCGAAGTCGAAGACACCGGCCCCGGCATTCCCGTTGCGGAGCGCCCACGCGTGTTCGAGCGCTTCTATCGCATTCTCGGCAGCGACAGCGACGGCAGCGGACTCGGGCTCGCGATCGTGCGTGAAATCGTGCAGATTCATCGCGGCGATGTGAGCGTGCTCGACCATGTCGACGCGCAGCACCCCGAAGCAACCGGCACCCTCATTCGAGTGACGTTACCGCTCGCCGAGGCGCCTATCGAAAACCCTCATGCGTGA
- a CDS encoding MFS transporter encodes MATTTAATTHAPMTKEERKVIFASSLGTVFEWYDFYLAGSLAAFISRHFFSGINPTAAFIFTLLSFAAGFAVRPFGAIVFGRIGDLVGRKYTFLVTITLMGLSTLVVGLLPGYASWGIAAPVIFIAMRLLQGLALGGEYGGAATYVAEHAPHGRRGFYTSWIQTTATLGLFLSLLVILGTRMAMGEEAFGDWGWRIPFILSIVLLLVSLWIRLQLSESPAFQRMKAEGKASKAPLKESFGQWKNLKIVILALVGLTAGQAVVWYTGQFYSLFFMTQVLKVDGNTANIMVALGLLIGSPFFVFFGALSDKIGRKPIIMAGCLLAALLYFPIFKALTHYANPALEAATARSPITVIADPNECSFQFNPVGTSKFTSSCDIAKSYLSRAGLNYQNEAAPAGTMASVKIGDKVIQSVDGKAADAKDKTKAFETDMSATLKADGYPAKADPAQMNKPMVVILLAILVIFVTMVYGPIAAMLVELFPTRIRYTSMSLPYHIGNGWFGGFLPATAFAIVAAKGDIYSGLWYPIVIALITFVIGMLFIKETKDVDIYAND; translated from the coding sequence ATGGCTACTACAACGGCAGCCACCACCCATGCGCCGATGACCAAGGAAGAACGCAAGGTCATTTTCGCGTCGTCGCTGGGCACGGTGTTCGAGTGGTATGACTTTTACCTGGCCGGTTCGTTGGCCGCTTTCATCAGCCGTCACTTCTTCTCGGGGATCAATCCGACGGCAGCCTTCATCTTCACGCTGTTGTCGTTTGCCGCCGGCTTCGCGGTGCGCCCGTTCGGCGCCATCGTGTTCGGTCGCATCGGCGACCTGGTGGGCCGCAAGTACACGTTCCTCGTGACCATCACCCTGATGGGTCTGTCGACGCTGGTCGTCGGTTTGCTGCCGGGCTATGCCTCCTGGGGCATTGCGGCACCGGTGATCTTCATCGCCATGCGTCTGCTCCAGGGTCTGGCCCTGGGCGGCGAATACGGCGGTGCGGCCACGTACGTTGCCGAGCACGCGCCGCATGGCCGTCGCGGTTTCTACACGTCGTGGATTCAGACGACCGCAACGCTGGGTCTCTTCCTCTCGCTGCTCGTGATTCTCGGCACCCGCATGGCGATGGGTGAAGAGGCATTCGGCGACTGGGGCTGGCGTATCCCGTTCATTCTGTCGATCGTGCTGCTGCTGGTCTCGCTGTGGATTCGTCTGCAACTGAGCGAATCGCCGGCATTCCAGCGCATGAAGGCGGAAGGCAAGGCTTCGAAGGCGCCGCTCAAGGAGTCGTTCGGTCAGTGGAAGAACCTGAAGATCGTGATTCTGGCGCTGGTCGGCCTCACGGCAGGTCAGGCCGTCGTGTGGTACACGGGCCAGTTCTACTCGCTGTTCTTCATGACGCAGGTGCTCAAGGTCGACGGCAACACCGCGAACATCATGGTCGCGCTCGGCCTGCTGATCGGCAGCCCGTTCTTCGTGTTCTTTGGCGCCCTGTCGGACAAGATCGGCCGCAAGCCGATCATCATGGCGGGCTGTCTGCTGGCTGCGTTGCTGTACTTCCCAATCTTCAAGGCGCTCACGCACTACGCCAACCCGGCGCTCGAAGCGGCAACGGCACGTTCGCCGATCACGGTCATCGCCGATCCGAACGAGTGCTCGTTCCAGTTCAACCCGGTGGGCACCTCGAAGTTCACGAGTTCGTGCGATATCGCGAAGAGCTACCTGTCGCGCGCCGGTCTGAACTATCAGAACGAAGCGGCGCCGGCGGGCACGATGGCATCGGTGAAGATCGGTGACAAGGTGATCCAGTCGGTCGACGGCAAGGCAGCGGACGCCAAGGACAAGACCAAGGCGTTCGAGACGGACATGTCGGCTACGCTCAAGGCAGACGGCTATCCGGCGAAGGCCGACCCGGCCCAGATGAACAAGCCGATGGTCGTGATCCTGCTGGCGATTCTCGTGATCTTCGTGACGATGGTGTACGGCCCGATCGCGGCGATGCTGGTCGAACTGTTCCCGACGCGCATTCGCTACACGTCGATGTCGCTGCCGTATCACATCGGTAACGGCTGGTTCGGCGGCTTCCTGCCGGCCACGGCCTTCGCAATCGTGGCAGCCAAGGGCGACATCTACTCCGGCCTCTGGTATCCGATCGTGATCGCGTTGATCACCTTCGTAATCGGCATGCTCTTCATCAAGGAAACGAAGGATGTCGACATCTACGCCAACGACTGA
- a CDS encoding zf-TFIIB domain-containing protein → MKCPVCGTPDLLMTERQGVEIDYCPNCRGVWLDRGELDKLIERTDGMQGASRQVAQGGFGRSGYDSRDTHGMHGTHGMHDKRRYAHDDDRRDGREYREPGDQRSAHHGHDDRRRQHDRPRKKKSLFEMFDFD, encoded by the coding sequence ATGAAATGTCCTGTGTGCGGCACCCCGGATTTGCTGATGACCGAGCGTCAGGGGGTGGAGATCGATTACTGCCCGAACTGTCGCGGCGTGTGGCTGGACCGGGGGGAACTGGACAAGCTGATCGAGCGAACCGACGGCATGCAGGGTGCATCGCGGCAGGTGGCGCAAGGCGGGTTCGGGCGGTCGGGATACGATTCACGCGATACGCATGGTATGCACGGCACGCATGGCATGCACGATAAGCGTCGGTACGCCCACGATGACGACCGACGTGACGGCCGTGAATATCGCGAGCCTGGCGATCAGCGAAGCGCGCACCACGGCCATGATGACCGCCGACGGCAGCACGACCGCCCGCGCAAGAAGAAGTCGCTGTTCGAGATGTTCGACTTCGACTGA
- a CDS encoding TerC family protein: MDYLLALAADPAVWAALVTLVVMEVVLGIDNLIFISILTNKLPLAMRSRTQRMGIALALVMRLALLGTVAWIAKLTTPLFELFNHGFSWRDLILIAGGLFLVWKATKEMHHHVATGIEDEAHGDGASGAGTLATITARAAVMQILVLDLVFSIDSIVTAVGMTEHIPIMFVAVIAAVTAMLFMAGPLSRFIAANPTVVMLALGFLLVIGMTLIAEGFGSHIPKGYIYAAMAFSAFVEGLNMLTRRAKTRREAEKARVLH, from the coding sequence ATGGACTATCTACTTGCTTTGGCGGCCGACCCTGCGGTGTGGGCTGCGCTGGTTACGCTGGTGGTCATGGAGGTCGTGCTCGGCATCGACAACCTGATCTTCATCTCGATTCTCACGAACAAGTTGCCGTTGGCGATGCGCTCGCGTACGCAGCGCATGGGTATCGCGCTGGCGCTGGTCATGCGCCTGGCGCTGCTGGGCACAGTTGCCTGGATCGCCAAGCTCACCACGCCGCTGTTCGAGCTGTTCAACCATGGCTTCTCGTGGCGCGATCTGATTCTGATCGCGGGCGGTCTGTTCCTCGTGTGGAAGGCGACGAAGGAGATGCATCACCACGTGGCAACCGGCATCGAGGACGAGGCGCACGGTGACGGCGCGTCGGGCGCGGGCACGTTGGCGACGATCACGGCGCGTGCGGCCGTCATGCAGATTCTGGTGCTGGATCTGGTGTTCTCGATCGACAGTATCGTGACGGCGGTGGGCATGACCGAGCACATCCCGATCATGTTCGTGGCCGTGATCGCGGCGGTGACAGCGATGTTGTTCATGGCCGGGCCCCTCTCGCGCTTCATTGCGGCGAATCCGACGGTGGTGATGTTGGCGCTGGGCTTCCTGCTCGTGATCGGGATGACGCTGATCGCGGAAGGTTTCGGCTCACACATCCCGAAGGGTTACATCTACGCGGCGATGGCATTCTCGGCGTTCGTCGAGGGGCTGAACATGCTTACGCGCCGGGCGAAAACCCGTCGTGAGGCGGAGAAGGCGCGCGTGTTGCACTAA
- a CDS encoding LysR family transcriptional regulator — protein sequence MLNYRHLYYFWVVVKEGGFARAAERLDMAVQTISAQVRELEKSLGHQLLKPAGRGVAMTDPGQAAFRRAEEIFRLGQSIPDEVREAASGRVARLAVGLADGISKLAAHAILAPILDTPSLRLVCHEGEHEQLLGELALHKLDLVLASQPAPYNPTLRLASERLVESPVDWYGPASLVRNTARDTFPQCLAALPILLPTGHSALRARLDQWFEAQSIRPNIVGEFEDSALMAVFATRGLGVFALSEAGAGDVSLLRGLRWLGRPHGVQEDIHAIRSRRGEGHPLVNRILGDRKAVSETP from the coding sequence ATGCTGAATTACCGCCATCTCTATTACTTCTGGGTGGTCGTCAAGGAGGGCGGCTTCGCGCGTGCCGCCGAGCGCCTCGACATGGCCGTGCAGACGATCAGCGCGCAGGTGCGCGAGCTGGAAAAGTCGCTCGGCCATCAACTGCTCAAGCCCGCCGGACGCGGCGTCGCCATGACCGACCCCGGTCAGGCGGCGTTCCGTCGTGCGGAGGAAATCTTCCGCCTCGGTCAATCGATTCCCGACGAAGTCCGCGAGGCGGCGAGCGGTCGGGTGGCGCGTCTGGCCGTCGGCCTTGCAGACGGCATCTCGAAACTCGCCGCTCACGCCATTCTCGCACCCATACTCGACACGCCGTCGTTGCGGCTCGTTTGTCACGAAGGCGAACACGAGCAACTCCTTGGCGAACTCGCGCTGCATAAGCTGGACCTCGTGCTCGCGAGCCAGCCCGCGCCGTACAACCCGACCTTGCGGTTGGCGAGCGAACGGCTGGTCGAGTCGCCGGTCGACTGGTATGGACCCGCCTCGCTCGTGCGCAACACCGCGCGCGACACCTTCCCGCAATGTCTCGCGGCGCTGCCCATATTATTGCCGACCGGCCATTCCGCGCTGCGAGCCCGACTCGATCAGTGGTTCGAGGCGCAGAGCATTCGCCCGAATATTGTCGGGGAGTTCGAAGACAGCGCGTTGATGGCGGTGTTCGCCACGCGCGGCCTGGGGGTGTTTGCGCTGAGCGAGGCCGGTGCGGGCGATGTGTCGCTGCTGCGCGGTCTGCGCTGGCTGGGTCGGCCGCACGGGGTCCAAGAGGACATTCATGCCATTCGCTCGCGACGCGGCGAAGGCCACCCGCTCGTCAACCGCATTCTCGGGGACCGGAAAGCCGTCAGCGAGACGCCGTAG
- a CDS encoding AI-2E family transporter, translating into MSSRSDQRKFFHLMLFVVTVVFGWILFPLFGAVFWGTILAVLFQPVQRRMLARMRGRPNLAALTTLALILLIVILPLTLVVGMLTQEISTALVRFKTDLPQLTVSFQQLLDRLPASVHRIMDLAGVQDVNAIQQRLGDGAAQIGRLVAVYLVSIGQNTAQLVVSFGVMLYLLFFLLRDGTVLGAMVRRALPLDERHKSLLIRQFTTVVRATVKGNIAVAVAQGVLGGFIFAVLGIQGYVLAAVVMAFLSLLPAVGAAVVWVPVGIWLLLAGHVWKAVILFVFCGTIVSLVDNVLRPILVGKDTKLPDWVVLISTLGGMSLLGLTGFVIGPLIAALFIASWNIYTRLRDDDDAADAG; encoded by the coding sequence ATGTCGAGTCGTAGCGACCAGCGCAAATTCTTCCACCTCATGTTGTTCGTGGTGACGGTCGTCTTCGGATGGATTCTGTTCCCGCTGTTCGGCGCCGTGTTCTGGGGAACGATCCTCGCCGTGCTGTTCCAGCCGGTGCAGCGCCGCATGCTCGCCCGTATGCGCGGGCGCCCCAACCTCGCTGCCCTCACCACGCTCGCCCTGATTCTCCTGATCGTGATCCTGCCCCTCACGCTCGTTGTGGGCATGCTCACGCAGGAGATCAGCACAGCGCTCGTGCGCTTCAAGACCGATCTGCCGCAACTGACTGTCTCGTTCCAGCAACTGCTCGACCGCTTGCCGGCCAGCGTTCACCGCATCATGGATCTGGCCGGCGTGCAGGACGTCAACGCCATCCAGCAGCGCCTGGGAGACGGCGCGGCGCAGATCGGGCGTCTGGTCGCCGTCTACCTCGTGAGCATCGGCCAGAACACGGCCCAACTGGTCGTGAGCTTCGGCGTGATGCTCTATCTGCTGTTCTTCCTGCTGCGCGACGGTACGGTGCTCGGCGCGATGGTGCGCCGTGCGCTGCCGCTCGACGAGCGGCACAAGAGCCTGTTGATCCGACAGTTCACCACGGTCGTGCGTGCCACGGTCAAGGGCAACATCGCGGTCGCCGTAGCTCAGGGGGTGCTCGGCGGCTTCATCTTCGCGGTGCTCGGGATTCAGGGATATGTGCTCGCCGCCGTCGTGATGGCGTTTCTGTCACTGCTGCCGGCGGTGGGCGCCGCAGTGGTATGGGTGCCCGTGGGTATCTGGCTGCTGCTCGCCGGGCACGTCTGGAAAGCGGTGATTCTGTTCGTGTTCTGCGGCACCATCGTCAGTCTGGTGGACAACGTGCTGCGCCCGATTCTCGTGGGCAAGGACACCAAGCTGCCCGACTGGGTCGTGCTGATCTCCACGCTCGGCGGCATGTCGCTTTTGGGACTGACGGGTTTCGTCATCGGGCCGCTCATCGCCGCCCTGTTCATTGCGAGCTGGAACATCTATACGCGCCTGCGCGACGACGACGATGCCGCCGATGCCGGGTGA
- a CDS encoding tetratricopeptide repeat protein: MTTPLDARCERARQLSAAGRLDEAIAELRQVLKQSPEFLPALEGLAYVSLRMSAFEAAADAFDRLLALGPNPGAQASFDAAMASLQAGRPMRAEALFEATVHQSPDVIGTLHTIGLTWAQAGDNARALAWFERTAAKAPALWQAHFNKGRALGALGRFDEEIAAYRVAHAIAPQQPDPLVNLGVALREQHAFEDSLKCLHEAVRLSPDHAGARTNRAQTNLLLGEFAHGWHDYEWRWQDGAQTRRFSDRLWDGKAPLAGKTVFVYSEQGFGDTLQFVRFVPRLVEMGATVVLSVQAPLVTLLGGFARGVTVLGEHMPVPSLDWQMPLLSLPHLLRIGGNVATTSPYLRASPGREMIWRSMLGEKPDGALRVGFAWRTRPFPPNRDVALKHWAPLFATNAQWYSLQVDATDDEHAELASYRKARGNIHDIGAKLSDFAETAAVIAQMDLVIAVDTAVVHLAGALGKPVWVPLNYTPDWRWQLARRDSDWYPSVTLYRQPTRGDWDAVMTQIGEDLAAMVCRQSDVEAVQ; encoded by the coding sequence ATGACGACGCCATTAGACGCGCGTTGCGAGCGTGCACGACAACTGAGTGCCGCCGGCCGGCTCGACGAGGCGATCGCCGAGTTACGACAAGTTCTGAAACAATCCCCTGAATTTCTTCCTGCCCTTGAAGGGCTTGCGTACGTCTCGCTGCGCATGAGCGCATTCGAGGCGGCAGCCGACGCGTTCGACCGTCTGCTCGCGCTCGGGCCTAATCCCGGCGCGCAGGCGAGCTTCGATGCTGCGATGGCGAGCCTGCAGGCCGGGCGTCCGATGCGGGCCGAGGCGCTGTTCGAAGCGACGGTCCACCAATCGCCGGACGTCATCGGCACGCTGCATACCATCGGTCTGACCTGGGCGCAGGCGGGCGACAACGCCCGTGCGCTGGCCTGGTTCGAGCGTACCGCCGCCAAGGCGCCTGCGTTGTGGCAGGCGCATTTCAACAAGGGGCGCGCCCTCGGTGCGCTGGGGCGTTTCGACGAAGAGATCGCCGCTTACCGGGTCGCCCACGCCATCGCCCCGCAGCAGCCCGACCCGCTGGTCAATCTCGGCGTGGCGCTGCGTGAGCAGCATGCGTTCGAGGACTCGCTGAAATGCCTGCACGAAGCGGTGAGACTGTCGCCCGATCACGCGGGTGCGCGGACCAACCGGGCCCAGACGAATCTGCTGCTGGGCGAGTTTGCGCATGGCTGGCATGACTACGAATGGCGCTGGCAGGATGGGGCGCAGACGCGACGCTTTAGCGACCGCCTGTGGGACGGCAAGGCGCCGCTCGCGGGCAAGACGGTGTTCGTCTATAGCGAGCAGGGCTTCGGCGATACATTGCAGTTCGTGCGCTTCGTGCCGCGTCTGGTGGAGATGGGCGCAACGGTCGTGCTCTCTGTACAAGCCCCGCTCGTGACGTTGCTGGGCGGCTTTGCGCGCGGTGTGACGGTGCTCGGCGAGCATATGCCGGTGCCCTCGTTGGACTGGCAGATGCCGCTGCTCAGTCTGCCGCATCTGCTCAGGATTGGGGGCAACGTGGCGACGACGTCCCCTTATTTGCGGGCGAGCCCGGGGCGCGAGATGATCTGGCGCTCGATGCTCGGTGAGAAACCCGATGGGGCGCTGCGCGTCGGGTTTGCATGGCGCACGCGTCCGTTCCCGCCGAATCGCGACGTTGCGCTCAAGCACTGGGCGCCGCTGTTTGCGACGAACGCACAGTGGTATTCGTTGCAGGTCGACGCGACCGACGACGAGCACGCCGAACTGGCGAGTTACCGCAAGGCGCGCGGCAACATACACGATATTGGCGCGAAGCTGAGCGATTTCGCCGAGACGGCGGCCGTCATTGCGCAGATGGATCTGGTGATTGCCGTCGACACGGCGGTCGTGCATCTTGCCGGCGCGTTGGGCAAGCCGGTATGGGTGCCGCTGAACTACACGCCGGACTGGCGCTGGCAACTGGCGCGTCGCGACAGCGACTGGTATCCGTCGGTGACCTTGTACCGTCAGCCGACGCGCGGCGACTGGGATGCGGTCATGACACAGATCGGCGAAGACCTTGCGGCGATGGTGTGCCGCCAATCGGACGTCGAGGCGGTGCAGTAA
- a CDS encoding ABC transporter permease — MTRVARPFIPATARRLLPNRWDFIAFPIIIGFLMVSSSGIRQTWAPLADLHTDVISLDPANLPEYALRTTLRMLAAMLASLVFTLVYGTLAAKSRRAEKLLVPMLDILQSVPVLGYISFTVTFFLALFPGRVLGAECAAIFAIFTSQAWNMTFSFYQSMRTQPRDLSEVAVNLRLSAWQRFWKLDVPYSMPGLVWNMMMSMSGGWFFVVASEAITVGDKTVTLPGIGAYLATAILQRDLGAVGWVILAMVVVIVIYDQFLFRPMVAWSDKFRLEDTVSQAAPESWVLNVIQRTRAIQLLLRPLGKLLRTVARLRMPVSLPAAIHSESNTPLSRVIDWAWAALLVVLGVVTAWKICTFVLAEVGGPEILRVFGLGLITLVRVVVLIAIASVIWVPLGVLIGLRPKLAERIQPLAQFLAAFPANLLFPIFVVLIVHFQLNADIWLSPLIVLGTQWYILFNVIAGATAFPNDFKEAATNFRIRGWQWWRQVMLPGIFPYYVTGAITASGGAWNASIVSEYVQWGDDKVAAHGLGAYIAQMTAAGDYPRILLGIAVMALFVVLFNRLLWRPMYAIAENKLRLN, encoded by the coding sequence ATGACGCGCGTAGCCCGTCCGTTCATCCCCGCCACCGCGCGACGCCTGCTGCCCAACCGCTGGGACTTCATTGCATTCCCGATCATCATCGGCTTTCTGATGGTCAGCTCGTCGGGCATTCGTCAGACCTGGGCGCCGCTGGCCGACCTGCATACCGACGTCATTTCGCTGGACCCGGCAAACCTGCCCGAGTATGCGCTGCGCACGACATTGCGGATGCTTGCCGCCATGCTCGCCTCGCTCGTCTTCACACTCGTCTACGGCACGCTTGCCGCCAAGAGCCGCCGTGCGGAGAAGTTGCTCGTGCCGATGCTGGACATTCTCCAGTCGGTGCCGGTGCTGGGCTACATCTCGTTTACCGTCACGTTCTTCCTTGCCCTCTTTCCGGGACGCGTGCTCGGCGCCGAATGCGCCGCCATCTTCGCGATCTTCACGAGCCAGGCGTGGAACATGACGTTCTCGTTCTACCAGTCGATGCGCACGCAGCCGCGCGACCTGTCCGAAGTCGCCGTCAATCTGCGCCTGTCAGCGTGGCAGCGCTTCTGGAAGCTCGACGTGCCGTATTCGATGCCGGGGCTCGTCTGGAACATGATGATGAGCATGTCGGGCGGCTGGTTCTTCGTGGTGGCCTCCGAAGCAATCACCGTGGGCGACAAGACGGTCACGCTGCCGGGCATCGGGGCGTATCTCGCCACCGCCATTCTTCAGCGCGATCTCGGTGCGGTGGGCTGGGTGATCCTGGCGATGGTCGTCGTGATCGTCATTTACGACCAGTTCCTGTTTCGCCCGATGGTCGCGTGGTCGGACAAATTCCGTCTGGAAGACACTGTCTCGCAGGCCGCCCCCGAATCATGGGTGCTCAACGTGATTCAACGCACGCGTGCCATTCAGTTGCTGCTGCGCCCGCTGGGCAAGCTGCTGCGCACGGTGGCCCGCCTGCGCATGCCGGTCTCGCTGCCGGCCGCGATTCACTCCGAATCCAACACCCCGCTCTCGCGCGTGATCGACTGGGCGTGGGCAGCGCTGCTCGTCGTGCTGGGCGTCGTCACCGCGTGGAAGATCTGCACCTTCGTGCTGGCCGAAGTCGGCGGCCCGGAGATCCTGCGCGTGTTCGGCCTCGGGCTCATCACGCTCGTGCGTGTCGTTGTGCTCATCGCGATTGCCTCGGTGATCTGGGTGCCGCTGGGCGTACTGATCGGCTTGCGACCAAAGCTCGCCGAGCGCATCCAGCCGCTCGCGCAATTCCTCGCCGCCTTCCCGGCAAACCTGCTGTTCCCGATCTTCGTGGTGCTGATCGTCCACTTCCAACTGAATGCGGACATCTGGCTCTCACCGCTGATCGTGCTCGGCACGCAGTGGTACATCCTGTTCAACGTGATTGCCGGCGCCACGGCGTTTCCGAACGATTTCAAGGAAGCCGCGACCAACTTCCGCATTCGCGGCTGGCAGTGGTGGCGACAGGTCATGCTGCCCGGCATCTTCCCCTATTACGTGACGGGCGCGATTACGGCCTCCGGCGGCGCATGGAACGCGTCGATCGTCTCGGAATACGTGCAGTGGGGCGACGACAAGGTTGCCGCGCATGGTCTGGGCGCCTACATCGCACAAATGACGGCCGCCGGCGACTACCCGCGCATTCTGCTCGGCATCGCGGTGATGGCGCTGTTCGTCGTGCTGTTCAACCGTTTGCTGTGGCGGCCGATGTACGCCATCGCTGAAAACAAGCTTCGTCTGAATTGA